The Nostoc punctiforme PCC 73102 genomic sequence ACTCAACTACTGACTGTTCAATAAAGTCAGCAATTGCATCCACTATTCTTTGTGATCTAAGTTGCTCTTCTTCAGCAATCGTCGCTAATAGCTCGTCGAATGCGGTTCTACCTGCTTCGCTCTGCTGCCGATATTGAGAGAGTTGTTCTGTTAATTGTGGCAACGTTTCAATCAAGGCTGACTCAACTACTGACTGTTCAATAAAGTCAGAGATTGAATTGATGAGTTGTGAGTTGGCTTGTTGTTCAGTATCTGATTGAGTTGGGGTTAGCTGGGATATAGTTTCGGCTAGAGTTGGAGTTTTAACAGGTAATATTTTCGTTACTAGTTGCTGATTAACTTGGTTATTAGCTACAGATTCTAAGAAATTATTTAACTGTTTAATTTCGCCATCGTCCCTTTTTGGGTCGTAACTTATCCCTAATTCGGTCTGGAGCTTCGTAAAGGAACACTTATATTTATTGAGATTACCTCCCTGTTTCCAGAGTAGACGAGGGCTACCATCTTCATTAACTGAGCCGACATCAATGCCAAACTTGATGCCCCTTACCCCGCCGTGATCGTAATAACTGACGATAGCTTTAACTTGATGCTCTCTCCATAAATGCTCAATTAGCTGGGGCATTGTGGGTTTATTCACTGCAACTTGTTCAATCGCTCGGCGCATTATTTCTTCGCCTGGAAGTCCATCGTGTTCGACTCGTTCCAATTGATTACGAGTCATAGCTTTCTGCTTACTCTCCCAACTACTCTGTACTTGGGTTAGTTTAAATTCTCGCTCTAGTAGTCGGGCAGAGTGTTCCGAGTAAGCGTAATTATTCCAGGTACGAATAGATTTGCCATCTAGGTTATTGACTCTAGATGCAACGATATGGGTGTGGTCGTGTTCTTTATCGGAGTGCCGCGCTATGAAGAAGTCATAAGCTGGTAGTTCTGTCTCAATAAATTCATCAACTAGCTGTTTTAGTTTGGTATCTGATATTCTTTTTTCTGGCTGTTTGACTTGGGATTCATCACCTTGAAGCCGTGATAGTACAATGACCGATGCCAAGTGACGTTGGGACAGATTAGCTAATACGTCATCATTTAGTGTTCTATCAGTCTGAGGTACACTAAGCATTAGGTGATAACATGGGTCTTTAAGTTGGGGGTTAAGGTGGGCTGATAGGGTAAACTGCTCGACCAGTTCATTGGTACTTTTACCATACATATTCCCGCCAATAATCTTAGCTTTCTCTTTCTCTAAGACGTATTTGGTAGTACCACGAAATGATTTATTAGCTTTCACTTTGGTAATCACTACGCTACCCCTCTACCGTAGATTGAGTAAGTGATTGGCGAGTCTGTTCTAAAAGTTCTGTCAGTTCCTCAATAGTTATCAGATATGATTTCACCTCCACCGTCAACGGTTGGCTACCAATTTTCACAGCTTCGTTAATAGCTCTGGTCTGCTGATTCAGGTTGTTACCAATCTTCTTTAACTCGTAGATAGCCTGTCTATTCACTTCGGGAATGACTAACTTAGGATGTGGCAAAGGGTAATCAAATAATCTCGCTCTAATATAGTCACTTTGCACCACTCCACTGCAACGCTGTTCTAATCTAGCTTTCTCGGTAGAGCTTACCCTAAACGTGATGGTTATTTCTCGCTTCTCATCTGGTGCTACTGACCAATTACTTAATGTGTCAGCTAGTTGATTACTGAGATTGGTACGCGGGTCTGGCTGCATAACTGGTTAGGAGTTCATTTATCTGCTTATTCATTTTTCACCGGGTTATTCGCTGTAGCTGCTATGGCGCGGAGCGCCGAGCAGGTAGGCGAATAACCCGGAACCTTTTCTCACTTATTAACCCCTTGAAAAGACTTGTTTAAAGGGGGTTTGGGGGACACCCCCAACAAGCAAACATGACGCTTTACCCGGAGGGTAAAGTAGCACGAAGTGCGTTACGGCGTATTGCTTGCCTATGCCCCCACGACGGGCTAGGGTAAACCAGAACCAGGGGGCACAACCGGAGGCTGGGGGAGTATGAGACTTTGGCGATCCACGAGTGGCTGTCTGCAATCACCTCGGTGTAAGCGAGGGCATGGTCTATTGGGCAATGCTGGCCATACTAGTGATACAAAGGATGTTGATTCATGGGTAACTGCTTTTTTAGACTAGTCTACCTCACGAAGATACAAACCATTTTTTGTTGATATTCGTCACATCACGACAAGAAACTTAAACTTTTTTTGACCACGAATTTTTTACAATGGAATAATTTATTACTAGTGCTGAATATGTCGCGCAAACCGAAAGCTGTCCCTCTATCAAAAATAGAAGATATTCAAATCAGTCTCAAACAGAAAGCCGCGACACCTAAAACTATCAGCGTGTCAGATTTAGTTCTCAGTTTGGCTAAACCTATTCAAGATATGTTGGATGCTGGCTACTCCTATGAAGATGTTTCTGATGTGTTTAAAGGTCATGGGGTAGAACTGGCGGCCAGTGGTCTGAAGAGTTTTCATAAAAAGGCAACAACAATAAATGATAATAATTCAAGTAATGAATCATCATCTAAAGCGGTTGATGAATCAGTTAATTCTGACTCCGAACCAGAATTAACTGATTCATCAACCTCAAATAATGACTTGGTTTTACCAGTAGAGCCAGATAGTTCACCACCTGATAGCAGTGAACCATCCGGCTCATCATCAACTAAAACTAGTAAACGAAAGAAAACAACTCCTAATACTTCTTCCCAATTTAATATCACTGATAGGAGTGAATTATGAAACGTATCGTGATGATACTGGGGGGCAAGGGTGGTACAGGTAAGACTGCCTTTACTCGCTTGCTATTGGATGTAATGCACAATAAAAGCATTAATTATCTAGCTTATGACGCAGATACAGAGAATCCAGAACTGTACGAGTACTATCAAAACTTTGGCTCAGGGGTAAGGCTGTTAAATTTCCTAGAAGTGGCAGAGGCGAAACGCTTCTTTACGGAAATCAAAGCCGAATCACCCGACTCAATAATAGTAGATATGCCGGGGGCATCAAGCAATAAAACTAGGGAGATTATCAGTAAGTTTGGGTTATTCAAGATTGCAGGGGATTTGGGTTATCGAGTAACGCTGGTGACTGTGCTTAACCTTGGGTACTCGGTAATAACCAGCTTAAAAACTATGGCTGAGTTCTGTGGCGATAAAGCAGATTATGTGGTGGTAAAAAATCTCTGCTGGGATAAAGGTTCAGGTTTTCAGCGCTGGGAGAATAGTAAAACGTCTGCAGCTATAGCCGAACTAAAAGGCATAGAAATAGAAATGCCAGAGCTAGACTACTCGACCTTTGACACGTTGACAGAAAAAGGTCTACCTTACTCGGCTGCGACTGAAGAGAATGGTTTTCCTTTTGGGGATTACCTACTAGTCAGTGGGTTTTTAGATCAGGCTAAACCAGAGCTTGAAAAAGCTGGGGCTTATCTGGGGTTACAACAACCATCAGTTATACCAGATGCTTTAGAGAAGGCTACAACATCAAAACAGACAAAAGTTACTGCGTCTACTTCTCGTCGAGGTCAGAAGAAAACTAATGATCAACAACAATAATGGCAACGGCAATCACAGCAATCCTCACTCTGAAACTGCCGATTCCGTAGAGAGCAGTGAACAGGGTGAGGTCAAGATAGCACTAGGCAGATTATATAGAGAGTTTGAAAATTTTAAGCAATCACAAAAAACTGAACGCGAAAGAGATAGGGCGGAGTTACAAGCATGGGCGCAAACGAATTTAATTCAGAATCAACTCCTCAGCAAAGCGATGGTGACAATCGAGATGCTAACGGGGGAGTTGAAGAATCAGAATCTCTGCTCGAACGAGTCCGAGCAGAGCAACGAGAATTTGAGGCAAGAATTAACTCCCTTACTGACGCAGTTAAAGAATATGCCCAAGTCCTCAGCGACATTAGAGAGCTTAGAGTTCAAAGGGCTGAAAAGCGAAGTATTGCAGTTGAGGCAGAACTGGGACTCACTGTTGATTCACACGAAGAACTTGACTACGGTTATTCAGGAGTTGAAGAATACCCCTCCCCCCAAACCCATCACCATAGAGAAAGAGGTTTATCGCGCTGAACCCATAAGTAAATATGGGACGATGGGGTTGTTTACTGCATTATTTACTTTGTTGATTTTCCTTGGATTCAATCAATTTATTCCGGTAAATATCTCGAACGATATCGACATCTATTTGAGAGCAATTTTGCGGCGTACAGATTATAGTAATGCCAAGCTACAACGGGTAGAAAAGCGTTTGGGGACTGACCCAAATCGAAGATGAAGGGCAATATATAGCGATTGGGGCAAACAGGCTTAAGGTAATACTTGCCCCAATCATACAAATAATCAGAGATAAGAATCCACAAGTTTACCTTGAGTTGACCACTTCTCATCAAGAAGTCTACAAGCAACATAGACAACTTTTTGACTTCTTTACGCTTATGTTTTCCATTTATCCCCCAGCAACGGACAGTGAAATCACTTTGATAACCTAAAACAAGTGCAAGCTCATCATAAGTTAACTGCCATTTTTTCTTAAATTCTATTGGGTGCATAAATTTAGATCCATTACTAGGATTCAGGCTTTTGATGTCTTGATGTCTTTGAACTAAGTGCTTTCTTAATGGCTTTTTGAGATTGCAGTAAGATTAAAAAACGGTAAAGCCTAACTTCTCACTACCGTTCAATTGCTTGGATTCTATAAGTTGTGCAATCGCACACCTTAAATAGCGAACACTAGGTTTATCTTCGCCCCACTTCCGGCTATTTCTAATTGTTGCGGCTCGCAAACATAAACGCTCCGGCTTGCAAACAAGAAGATTGTTGGCTCAAATTAATTGCAAAAAGAAAAGGGCTTCGGCTTACATTATGGTTCTTGGCAACTTTTGATACTGCTGGCGAAATATTGCTTAACAAATAAGTTGGCTCCATCAAGAGTTATTTAGGATCTAAAAAGCGATCGCTTGAGGTATGATTTGATGTCACTGAATCCACAACCGGGCTATACTGTACCAGCAGAAACGGCTAAAGTTGCCAAAGCTATTTTTACGAAGGGTAACCTCTGCATCACGATGGCAGATCGCCTTGACTCCTTTGTGAGCGACCAAGATTTTAGTACATTGTTTTCTCACCAGGGACAACCTGGAGTATCACCGGTACGATTAGCTCTAGTCACAATCTTGCAGTACATTGAAGGACTCACAGATCGTCAAGCTGCTGATGCTGTGCGAAGCCGAATTGATTGGAAGTACCTCCTGTGTTTAGAGCTAACAGATAAAGGGTTTGACCACACTGTTTTGAGCGAATTTCGCACTCGCTTGATCGCTCAACAAGCTGAAAGTTTAGTGTTTGATCAACTCCTTAGCTGGTGTCAACAACAAGGCTGGCTGCAAGCAAGAGGTCGCCAACGGACAGACTCCACCCATGTTGTCGCAACTATTCGGGCAGTGACACGACTGGAGTGTGCTGGAGAAACGCTGCGGGCTGCATTGAATGCGCTGGCTGTTGTTGCACCTGCTTGGTTGCAAGCTCAAAGCCAGCCTGAATGGATAGAACGTTATAGCGAGCGCATGGAAGACTATCATCTACCGACTTCAAAAGCAGCGCGAGAGGAACAAGCTCATGTGTATGGCGAAGATGGAAAACAGCTGCTTGATGCAATCTTTGATGGTCATAGTCCAGAATGGTTACAACAGGTTCCAGCAGTCGAAACACTACGACGAGTATGGGTACAGCAATACTATGTATGTAATAACGAGATTTATTGGCGAACAGAGCAAGGAATACCACCAGCTACATTAATGATTAGTTCACCCTATGATTTAGATGCTCATTATTCAAAAAAGAATACAACATCATGGGTAGGATACAAAGTTCATTTGAGTGAGACTTGCGAACCTAATTCATTACATCTAATTACAAATGTTGAAACGACGGCGGCACCCATTGCTGAT encodes the following:
- a CDS encoding relaxase/mobilization nuclease domain-containing protein; this encodes MITKVKANKSFRGTTKYVLEKEKAKIIGGNMYGKSTNELVEQFTLSAHLNPQLKDPCYHLMLSVPQTDRTLNDDVLANLSQRHLASVIVLSRLQGDESQVKQPEKRISDTKLKQLVDEFIETELPAYDFFIARHSDKEHDHTHIVASRVNNLDGKSIRTWNNYAYSEHSARLLEREFKLTQVQSSWESKQKAMTRNQLERVEHDGLPGEEIMRRAIEQVAVNKPTMPQLIEHLWREHQVKAIVSYYDHGGVRGIKFGIDVGSVNEDGSPRLLWKQGGNLNKYKCSFTKLQTELGISYDPKRDDGEIKQLNNFLESVANNQVNQQLVTKILPVKTPTLAETISQLTPTQSDTEQQANSQLINSISDFIEQSVVESALIETLPQLTEQLSQYRQQSEAGRTAFDELLATIAEEEQLRSQRIVDAIADFIEQSVVESTSSETLPELTEQLSQYHQQLANNKTTFDDLLVAITELEQRLSSQKAVDAVADFIEQSVVESALVEALPQLKEQLFGYWQQLKASKIAFNDFETALTAELQSHAEKRAILSISDYIDQSAIESALTQTVLGLTEQLSAYQQQLQAGITTFDGLETVIVYLEQLHSEQRTVDANALNKAQIPTTDKPKFKEEQRAELYKYYSTELQNLLVTDRDKEIAMRALKDDKPVGEVEEILQASPAGWTQDEARELVLIASNQLATQKSEPEQSLDEKQRIESEFLAMAVPIAVELINWKLRETGSNSLRFKRATLEKQGRELVFTHDERGESFRVAVNRNSSGELEYSPINVGSVETGDIIFWQEAERVLQQIRSSAEQQLRRQDKGISL
- a CDS encoding plasmid mobilization protein; the encoded protein is MQPDPRTNLSNQLADTLSNWSVAPDEKREITITFRVSSTEKARLEQRCSGVVQSDYIRARLFDYPLPHPKLVIPEVNRQAIYELKKIGNNLNQQTRAINEAVKIGSQPLTVEVKSYLITIEELTELLEQTRQSLTQSTVEG
- a CDS encoding IS1182-like element ISNpu1 family transposase — translated: MSLNPQPGYTVPAETAKVAKAIFTKGNLCITMADRLDSFVSDQDFSTLFSHQGQPGVSPVRLALVTILQYIEGLTDRQAADAVRSRIDWKYLLCLELTDKGFDHTVLSEFRTRLIAQQAESLVFDQLLSWCQQQGWLQARGRQRTDSTHVVATIRAVTRLECAGETLRAALNALAVVAPAWLQAQSQPEWIERYSERMEDYHLPTSKAAREEQAHVYGEDGKQLLDAIFDGHSPEWLQQVPAVETLRRVWVQQYYVCNNEIYWRTEQGIPPATLMISSPYDLDAHYSKKNTTSWVGYKVHLSETCEPNSLHLITNVETTAAPIADGDVTEAIHTSLANKDLLPSKHIVDTGYLDAELLVTAQQEHQVQLLGPTRSDLRWQSKAGNGFAASDFKVDWQQEVAICPEGKTSTSWTPAIDGRNNEVIKIKFARADCANCPSLHLCTRTKEKRRLVTLRPEAQYKALQAARKQAMTDEYKADYARRAGIEATLSESIRAHGLRHARYIGLAKTHLQHLMTATAINFKRIFHWLSGIPQATTRTSQFAKLMAQSVG